From the genome of uncultured Cohaesibacter sp., one region includes:
- a CDS encoding flagellar hook protein FlgE translates to MSLYGVMRSSVSGMSAQSSKLGAVSDNIVNSATVGYKRVETEFRSITMSSGEGSYNSGAIEARTRYAISTAGNLDFTTSVTDLAIEGNGFFIVTDSDGTPFLTRAGRFVPDENGDLVNTAGFYLQGYDLENGTPTVVANQMTGMTTVNITDMRLATDPTTEGSMSGNLPAGVTANADKLPIPALPSTGVAGAEFDAKTSLVTYDNLGNEVTVDIYFTKLTDSTGTSTWEVSVFNQADATNGGFPYAMAGTTSLGTAYTNPLGTTTLTFDNTTGELTGTDSVSFNIPDGTAAVDLSFAGMTQLASDFNTVDPKMNGNPPQQVESIEIGNDGTLYAIYENGNREARYKIPLADVTSPDNLQPMGGEVYRTTSDSGDVMVGFAGEGGLGTMRSMAIEGSNVDLATELTNLVVAQRAFSANSKVFQTGSDLLTEVVNLSR, encoded by the coding sequence ATGAGCCTTTACGGCGTTATGCGTTCAAGTGTTTCAGGCATGTCCGCCCAGTCAAGCAAGCTCGGCGCCGTTTCTGACAACATCGTCAACTCGGCAACCGTTGGATATAAACGCGTTGAAACCGAATTCCGTTCAATCACCATGTCATCCGGTGAAGGCTCCTACAACTCTGGCGCCATCGAAGCCCGGACCCGCTATGCGATTTCCACCGCGGGCAACCTCGATTTCACGACCTCTGTGACCGACCTTGCCATCGAAGGCAACGGCTTTTTCATCGTCACGGATTCCGACGGCACTCCTTTTCTGACCCGCGCTGGTCGCTTTGTCCCCGATGAGAATGGCGATCTGGTCAACACCGCAGGCTTCTATCTGCAGGGCTATGATCTGGAAAATGGCACCCCCACCGTCGTTGCCAACCAGATGACCGGCATGACCACCGTGAATATCACCGACATGCGCCTTGCGACCGACCCGACGACTGAAGGGTCCATGAGCGGTAACCTGCCGGCTGGCGTCACCGCCAACGCGGATAAATTGCCCATCCCGGCCCTGCCCTCGACCGGTGTCGCTGGCGCGGAATTTGATGCCAAGACATCCCTGGTCACCTATGACAACCTCGGCAACGAAGTCACTGTCGACATCTATTTCACCAAATTGACCGACTCCACCGGCACGTCCACCTGGGAAGTCAGTGTGTTCAATCAGGCAGACGCCACAAATGGTGGCTTCCCCTATGCCATGGCAGGAACCACGTCACTCGGTACCGCCTATACCAACCCTCTTGGCACCACCACTCTGACCTTTGACAACACTACGGGTGAGCTGACCGGTACGGACTCCGTTTCTTTCAACATTCCTGACGGTACTGCTGCGGTCGATCTTTCCTTCGCTGGAATGACCCAGCTGGCGTCCGACTTCAACACCGTTGATCCGAAAATGAACGGCAACCCGCCGCAGCAGGTTGAATCGATCGAGATCGGTAACGATGGCACACTTTATGCCATTTATGAAAACGGCAACCGAGAAGCCCGCTACAAGATCCCGCTTGCGGACGTGACCAGCCCTGACAACCTTCAGCCCATGGGTGGTGAGGTTTATCGCACCACCAGCGACAGTGGCGACGTGATGGTCGGCTTCGCTGGCGAAGGCGGTCTTGGCACCATGCGTTCCATGGCGATCGAAGGGTCCAACGTGGATCTTGCGACCGAGTTGACCAACCTCGTAGTTGCTCAGCGCGCCTTTTCCGCCAACTCCAAGGTTTTCCAGACCGGGTCGGATCTTCTGACCGAGGTGGTCAACCTCTCCAGGTAG
- a CDS encoding chemotaxis protein, with translation MTTPALSGRTPSRHFLAALVLCGSVMTLAPCAIAQTAADDKSEQLEDAKTGVRIIGSPPPFASADSDVGTEPVAETSGSSEPDVADATDEPASYQEVDYKPVEYKPVGKDEPAHDEQPFAKVRLLQDLQAQTAKGSTQALRAQRALLSNLNETLLTLDESVWRDPRNVRAVALLLLSGGHPSIGEHLLKLDLPDSVDKQLISAALAYIEGRKSDAIKGLTQLDPLEMEPSLGGQIALVQAVLLLPHDLKNALASVDKARLLMPGSLIEEAALRRGVSIAAALDDPDLFQTYTMQYIRHYRNSIYNSDFRRRFGLSMRRFGASEADGTFDDLDMVISQFDLDSQRQFYLLLAHSGLVEGNLDLALKASTAALPLSMENTTDRSRAELYIAGSMVKADSLDKALQHLWAVQRNLLEPRDLLLADRVTDILNGIRHWPEATEHLPEFAEKRVEATPKEDEWELDVLTKARQQLDEADDLLSYADKPMKQASR, from the coding sequence ATGACCACCCCTGCCCTTTCTGGCCGTACGCCATCCAGACATTTCCTCGCGGCACTGGTTTTGTGCGGCTCGGTCATGACCCTTGCTCCATGTGCGATTGCGCAAACCGCAGCAGATGACAAGTCCGAGCAGTTGGAGGATGCCAAGACTGGCGTCAGGATCATCGGCTCGCCCCCTCCGTTCGCTTCCGCTGACAGCGATGTTGGCACAGAGCCCGTAGCAGAAACTTCCGGCTCAAGTGAGCCTGATGTTGCCGATGCCACTGATGAACCGGCCTCCTATCAGGAAGTGGACTACAAGCCGGTGGAGTATAAGCCGGTTGGCAAGGATGAGCCGGCGCATGATGAGCAGCCTTTCGCGAAGGTTCGCCTGCTTCAGGATCTTCAGGCGCAAACCGCCAAAGGATCAACGCAGGCGCTGAGAGCACAACGCGCTCTGCTGTCCAATCTCAACGAGACGCTTCTGACCCTTGATGAAAGCGTTTGGCGGGATCCGCGCAACGTCCGCGCAGTTGCACTTCTGCTGTTGTCCGGTGGTCACCCCTCAATCGGGGAACACCTGCTCAAACTTGACTTGCCAGACAGTGTTGACAAGCAGCTGATCTCTGCGGCGCTCGCCTATATCGAGGGCCGCAAGAGCGATGCCATCAAGGGTCTCACCCAGCTTGATCCTCTTGAGATGGAACCCAGTCTTGGCGGGCAGATCGCACTTGTTCAGGCCGTTCTGCTCCTGCCGCATGATTTGAAGAACGCTCTTGCCTCCGTTGACAAGGCACGGCTTCTGATGCCGGGCTCCCTCATCGAGGAAGCTGCTCTCAGACGTGGTGTTTCCATTGCGGCGGCATTGGATGATCCGGATCTCTTCCAGACCTACACAATGCAATATATCCGTCATTATCGTAACTCGATCTACAATTCCGATTTTAGGCGGCGCTTCGGGCTGTCCATGCGCCGGTTTGGCGCCAGCGAAGCCGATGGAACCTTTGATGATCTGGACATGGTCATTTCGCAGTTCGACCTTGACAGTCAGCGCCAGTTTTATCTGTTGCTGGCCCATTCTGGGCTGGTTGAGGGCAATCTGGATCTGGCGCTGAAGGCCTCAACCGCAGCATTGCCTCTGTCGATGGAAAACACCACTGACCGTTCACGCGCCGAGCTCTATATCGCCGGGTCGATGGTCAAAGCGGACAGCCTCGACAAGGCACTTCAGCATCTCTGGGCCGTTCAGCGAAATTTGCTTGAACCGCGAGATCTGCTTCTTGCCGATCGCGTGACCGACATTCTCAACGGCATCCGCCATTGGCCCGAGGCGACGGAACATTTGCCGGAATTTGCTGAAAAGCGCGTCGAGGCCACTCCCAAGGAAGATGAGTGGGAGCTGGATGTGCTGACGAAAGCACGGCAACAGCTCGATGAGGCAGACGATCTACTCAGCTATGCTGACAAACCAATGAAACAGGCTTCCCGATGA
- a CDS encoding transglycosylase SLT domain-containing protein, with the protein MIAHESLAREGEFDPVCEKEMRAAAAAEGVPLGILYAVGLTETGRGKKLHPYALNIEGKSVFAKSKEEALQAFRTARKNGKKLIDIGCMQINHHYHQQEFSSLDQMIDPRANVFYAARFLKRLRVQQGNWTMAVARYHAGPNNNPAQKRYVCAVIRNLVASGFGKWTTNTKKFCQ; encoded by the coding sequence ATGATCGCTCATGAATCGCTCGCCAGAGAAGGCGAGTTCGATCCGGTGTGCGAGAAGGAAATGCGTGCGGCAGCAGCGGCAGAAGGTGTACCCTTGGGCATTCTTTATGCTGTCGGGCTGACGGAAACCGGTCGCGGCAAGAAGCTCCATCCCTACGCTCTGAATATCGAAGGCAAGTCGGTTTTTGCCAAGTCCAAGGAAGAAGCCCTGCAAGCTTTCAGGACTGCCCGGAAGAATGGCAAAAAGCTCATCGATATCGGCTGTATGCAAATCAATCATCATTATCACCAGCAGGAGTTTTCCTCCCTCGACCAGATGATTGATCCGCGCGCCAATGTCTTTTATGCGGCCCGGTTTCTCAAACGCCTGCGGGTTCAGCAAGGTAACTGGACCATGGCTGTTGCTCGCTATCACGCGGGTCCGAACAACAATCCGGCCCAGAAGCGATATGTTTGCGCTGTGATCCGCAATCTTGTTGCCAGCGGATTTGGGAAATGGACGACCAACACGAAAAAGTTCTGTCAGTAG
- a CDS encoding flagellar hook-length control protein FliK, translated as MTDQSISAALRMNPGPRVASGGNKGQSSGQNSRQDNLMQDAGEAETSDASSAVADKSSKDGGKSSAQADAPDFDALLRSLNSKDGASSDAAQTKAGSIDVSDLVGQSGDDAEMPADKLLAQLIKGLEASGKQDQLVDTQGAAQAKGQDLTGPALMMSQMMAGKSTDEAANVTGEQQAGKSGNLLSDQASKLAQMPGTVSDGDFTPGKTGLFDAYSVETKSVSAFDKIVPVVKEAVLTPSQKALRDGFTVLRQETHFAPTATVDTSSMATANTVFQQIGTAIANDLAPAGQAKPDSAASSSSSQQTNTGGFRVTSGGDALKVLDIQLHPADLGRVRLSIRLNDTNVDVRVEVTNASTAKILEGNKQLLDQLLSKAGYRADHISIVAIDEKSGSQITPPSSSNSAHNQANQQGQPGSFSGQGGDAQQGRGEQQQGPNANGEYQDMSVDASHIASDEVSNEHNSSSYAKGITL; from the coding sequence ATGACCGATCAAAGTATTTCCGCAGCCCTTCGCATGAACCCTGGCCCTCGTGTTGCTTCGGGTGGCAACAAGGGACAATCGTCCGGTCAGAATTCGCGTCAGGACAATCTGATGCAGGACGCTGGCGAAGCTGAAACGTCGGACGCTTCCAGTGCGGTTGCCGACAAGTCTTCTAAGGACGGTGGCAAGTCATCTGCTCAAGCGGACGCACCGGATTTTGATGCGCTCCTGCGGTCCCTCAACAGCAAGGACGGGGCTTCTTCTGACGCAGCGCAGACTAAGGCAGGGTCCATCGATGTGTCGGACCTTGTCGGGCAGTCTGGCGATGATGCCGAAATGCCTGCAGACAAGCTTCTCGCCCAATTGATCAAGGGCCTTGAGGCATCTGGCAAACAGGACCAGCTGGTTGACACTCAGGGGGCAGCTCAGGCCAAGGGGCAAGATCTCACAGGCCCGGCGCTGATGATGAGTCAGATGATGGCTGGCAAAAGCACCGATGAGGCTGCAAATGTGACCGGGGAACAGCAGGCAGGCAAGTCCGGCAATCTGTTGTCCGATCAGGCTTCCAAACTTGCTCAGATGCCGGGTACGGTAAGCGATGGCGACTTCACGCCCGGTAAGACCGGACTGTTCGACGCCTATTCCGTTGAGACCAAATCCGTATCTGCGTTTGACAAGATCGTTCCGGTGGTCAAGGAAGCCGTGTTGACCCCATCACAAAAGGCCTTGCGGGATGGATTTACTGTTCTGCGGCAGGAAACCCATTTTGCCCCGACAGCCACAGTAGATACGTCCAGTATGGCAACAGCCAATACGGTCTTTCAACAGATCGGGACCGCGATTGCCAATGATCTGGCTCCGGCTGGTCAGGCAAAACCGGACTCTGCGGCATCATCCTCATCAAGCCAGCAGACCAATACCGGCGGGTTCCGCGTCACCAGTGGTGGCGATGCGCTCAAGGTTCTCGACATTCAGTTGCATCCGGCAGATCTCGGCAGGGTCCGCCTGTCTATTCGCCTCAATGACACTAACGTCGATGTGCGCGTCGAAGTGACCAACGCCTCCACCGCCAAGATCCTTGAAGGCAACAAGCAGTTGCTCGACCAGCTCTTGAGCAAGGCTGGCTATCGCGCCGACCACATTTCGATTGTCGCCATCGACGAGAAAAGCGGGTCCCAGATCACCCCTCCCTCATCGAGCAATAGCGCTCACAACCAGGCCAACCAGCAGGGTCAGCCGGGTTCGTTCAGCGGTCAGGGCGGCGATGCACAACAGGGTCGCGGTGAACAGCAGCAGGGACCGAATGCCAACGGTGAGTATCAGGACATGAGTGTCGATGCGTCCCATATCGCATCCGATGAGGTTTCCAATGAACACAACAGTTCCAGCTACGCTAAAGGCATTACTCTTTAG